The following proteins come from a genomic window of Desulfovibrio litoralis DSM 11393:
- a CDS encoding ribonuclease J, translating into MFDENRFLTITPLGGLGEIGMNCMEVSSQDGSILIDCGLMFPENYHLGIDVVIPRFDHIISKKDQLKAIILTHGHEDHIGALPWLVKYVNVPIYGSKFTLALVEHKLRERGLLDKVTLIPVKPGKTLKVAGLKIHFFPVCHSIIDGLALGIDSPVGKIIHTGDFKIDKDPLIENWGTDLKQFKRFAGKEGVRLLMSDSTNIEQEGWSINERKIVETFRSIFKEAKGRIIVTLFSSHIQRIQEVLDCAKEFGRKVGVSGRSLGVNIEIAKNLGYLNVSEGDLFIDLNEMPVLPDDKVVFIVTGSQGEPMSALSRIVRGGHKQLSVHQGDTVLLSSRMIPGNVEAVTRMVDNLYRLGAEVCYDKMHSIHASGHAYKEELKAMLLATRPKTFIPVHGEYRHLVKHSRLAVECGVTPERAIILEDGQPITLLPVGIRFEEPVAVDSILVDGKGVGDVGTSVLRDRQILGDEGMLIAVLVIDEVTWNILYGPAVFSRGFVFEEHFDYLLEDAKCLILDVFENDPHASVDKLQDKIRSSLRRFFKKILERDPIIVPVIATV; encoded by the coding sequence ATGTTTGATGAAAACCGATTTCTTACTATTACTCCATTGGGTGGACTTGGAGAAATCGGTATGAACTGTATGGAAGTATCAAGCCAAGACGGATCAATATTAATAGATTGTGGTTTGATGTTTCCTGAAAACTATCATCTGGGAATTGATGTTGTTATTCCTCGCTTTGATCATATCATTTCTAAAAAAGATCAACTTAAAGCTATTATTTTAACTCACGGACACGAAGACCATATCGGGGCTTTACCTTGGTTAGTAAAATACGTTAATGTTCCTATTTATGGTTCAAAATTTACTTTAGCTTTAGTAGAACATAAATTACGAGAACGAGGTTTGTTGGATAAAGTAACTCTAATTCCGGTAAAGCCGGGAAAAACTTTAAAAGTCGCCGGATTAAAAATACACTTTTTCCCTGTTTGCCACTCTATTATTGATGGTCTTGCTTTAGGAATAGACAGCCCGGTTGGAAAAATTATTCACACGGGCGATTTTAAAATAGATAAAGACCCGTTAATTGAAAATTGGGGTACAGACTTAAAACAATTCAAACGCTTTGCAGGTAAAGAGGGTGTGCGTTTATTGATGTCTGACTCTACCAATATTGAACAAGAAGGTTGGTCAATTAATGAGCGTAAGATCGTAGAAACTTTTAGGTCAATATTTAAAGAGGCAAAAGGGCGTATTATCGTTACTCTATTTTCCAGCCATATCCAAAGGATTCAAGAAGTTTTAGATTGTGCCAAAGAGTTTGGACGCAAAGTCGGCGTAAGTGGGCGAAGTTTAGGAGTTAATATAGAAATCGCCAAAAATCTTGGATATTTGAATGTTTCTGAGGGTGATTTATTTATAGACCTTAATGAAATGCCTGTTTTGCCAGATGATAAAGTTGTTTTTATCGTTACCGGTTCTCAAGGTGAGCCTATGTCTGCTTTATCCCGTATTGTGCGTGGCGGGCATAAACAACTAAGCGTGCATCAAGGCGATACGGTTTTATTATCTTCTCGCATGATACCCGGAAATGTAGAAGCTGTAACTCGTATGGTAGATAACTTATATAGGCTTGGAGCTGAGGTCTGTTATGATAAAATGCACAGCATTCACGCATCAGGACACGCTTATAAAGAAGAGTTAAAAGCCATGTTGCTTGCAACACGCCCTAAAACTTTTATACCTGTGCATGGTGAATATAGACACTTGGTTAAGCATTCTCGTTTAGCCGTTGAATGTGGTGTAACTCCTGAACGAGCAATAATTTTGGAAGACGGACAGCCTATAACTTTATTGCCTGTAGGGATACGCTTTGAAGAACCTGTTGCCGTAGACTCTATTTTAGTAGACGGAAAAGGCGTTGGTGATGTTGGAACTTCTGTTTTAAGAGATCGTCAAATTTTGGGCGATGAAGGCATGTTAATCGCAGTTCTTGTTATCGACGAGGTTACTTGGAATATTTTATATGGTCCTGCGGTGTTTTCTCGCGGTTTTGTGTTTGAAGAACACTTTGATTATTTATTAGAAGATGCAAAGTGTTTGATTTTAGATGTTTTTGAAAATGACCCTCACGCTTCTGTTGATAAGTTACAAGATAAAATACGTTCATCATTAAGGCGTTTTTTCAAAAAGATATTAGAGAGAGATCCGATTATTGTACCTGTTATTGCAACAGTTTAA
- a CDS encoding NAD-dependent epimerase/dehydratase family protein, with protein MKIIVFGGSGFLGSHVADKLSDAGHEVTLFDIRPSLWLREDQKMIVGDILNEKTVNDAVAGCDAVYNFAGIADIGEAGSKPVDTVRFNVLGNAIILEAARLANVKRFVFASSLYVYSQSGGFYRCSKQASELFIENFYQVYGLEYTNLRYGSLYGPRADNRNAVYRFAREALEKGSITYYGRPNALREYIHIEDAARCSVEILEPEYANTNIVLTGTQPMRVGDLLKMIAEMLGKNIKIIDVLDASTQENTNKTDANELKIMFQGDGKSGHYEITPYSFNPRVGMKMTPRLTTDLGQGILRVIEEVHKDVNPQLQTVYGTLVKNK; from the coding sequence ATGAAAATAATAGTTTTTGGTGGTTCTGGTTTTTTAGGCTCTCATGTTGCAGATAAACTTTCTGATGCTGGGCATGAAGTAACCTTGTTTGATATTCGCCCTTCTCTTTGGTTAAGAGAAGATCAAAAAATGATTGTTGGCGATATTTTAAACGAAAAAACCGTAAATGACGCTGTGGCTGGTTGTGATGCTGTTTATAACTTCGCAGGTATCGCAGATATTGGAGAGGCTGGTTCAAAGCCCGTTGATACGGTTCGCTTTAACGTTTTAGGAAACGCCATTATTTTAGAGGCTGCTCGTCTTGCGAATGTTAAGCGTTTTGTTTTTGCATCTTCTTTATATGTATATAGTCAATCAGGTGGTTTTTATCGTTGCAGCAAGCAAGCGAGTGAACTATTTATAGAAAACTTTTATCAAGTTTATGGTTTAGAATACACAAACTTACGCTATGGCTCTTTATATGGACCTCGTGCTGATAATCGGAACGCTGTTTATCGTTTTGCTCGTGAAGCGTTAGAAAAAGGCAGTATCACTTATTATGGTCGCCCTAACGCCTTGCGTGAATATATTCATATTGAAGATGCTGCTCGCTGTAGTGTTGAGATTTTAGAACCTGAATATGCTAATACTAATATTGTTTTAACAGGCACTCAACCAATGAGAGTTGGCGATTTATTAAAGATGATTGCCGAAATGCTCGGAAAAAATATTAAAATTATTGATGTTTTAGACGCATCAACACAAGAAAATACAAATAAGACTGATGCTAATGAACTAAAAATAATGTTCCAAGGCGATGGCAAAAGCGGACATTATGAAATTACCCCTTATTCATTTAATCCTCGTGTGGGCATGAAAATGACTCCACGTTTAACCACAGATTTAGGACAAGGCATTTTAAGAGTAATAGAAGAGGTACATAAAGACGTTAACCCTCAATTAC
- a CDS encoding HpcH/HpaI aldolase family protein: MIASSEIRNKLHNGQASIGTWLQLTCPESAEIIGRMGYDWAAVDMEHGSFSRTDLPNIFRALELGGTLPFARVAEPSLREIKIVVDSGARGVIFPFIEDRETLDKAIAYSLYPNTNGLGKRGVGFCRANCFGLDFSKHIACENPLGESLVLVAQIESIKAVKNLDEIFSQKRLDAYIIGPYDLSASMGLTGQFNHPDFIAALKEIELVAKKYNVPKGFHIVEPNTEFLKEKIAEGYVFLAYGIDALFLMRSAKAPLLK; the protein is encoded by the coding sequence ATGATTGCAAGCAGTGAAATACGCAATAAGTTACATAACGGTCAAGCAAGTATTGGAACATGGCTACAACTAACCTGCCCTGAGTCCGCCGAAATAATCGGAAGAATGGGCTATGATTGGGCGGCCGTTGATATGGAACACGGTTCTTTTTCCAGAACTGATTTACCAAATATTTTTAGAGCGTTGGAGCTTGGTGGAACTTTACCTTTCGCCAGAGTTGCCGAACCAAGCTTAAGAGAAATTAAAATTGTGGTTGATTCGGGGGCGAGAGGCGTAATTTTTCCCTTTATTGAAGACAGAGAAACGTTAGATAAAGCAATAGCTTATTCTTTGTACCCCAACACAAATGGCTTAGGAAAAAGAGGCGTTGGTTTTTGTCGTGCTAACTGTTTTGGTTTAGATTTTTCTAAACATATAGCTTGTGAAAACCCTTTAGGCGAAAGTTTAGTTTTAGTGGCCCAGATAGAAAGTATAAAAGCGGTAAAAAACCTTGATGAAATCTTTTCACAAAAACGCTTAGATGCTTATATAATTGGACCTTATGACCTTTCCGCTTCAATGGGCTTAACAGGACAATTTAATCACCCTGATTTTATTGCGGCTTTAAAAGAAATTGAATTGGTAGCAAAAAAATATAATGTCCCTAAAGGATTTCATATTGTTGAACCCAATACAGAGTTTTTAAAAGAAAAAATAGCAGAAGGTTATGTGTTTTTAGCCTATGGTATTGATGCCTTGTTTTTAATGCGTTCGGCAAAAGCTCCCTTGTTAAAGTAG